Proteins from one Faecalibacterium sp. I3-3-33 genomic window:
- the nusG gene encoding transcription termination/antitermination protein NusG produces the protein MEESTKLVDESTEALWYVVHTYSGYENKVANDLQTMVENRHLQELICDIKVPVEMVPEIDKNGKQKMVEHKLFPGYVLVKMVMNDDTWYVVRNTRGCTGFVGPASKPVPLTAEEVEKMGVEKAAPLSVDFAVGDTVQITAGPLEGFMGLVEAIDTENFKVKLKVNMFGRETPAEVEIGQVELP, from the coding sequence ATGGAAGAATCAACCAAGCTGGTAGATGAGTCCACTGAGGCTCTTTGGTATGTTGTGCATACCTATTCCGGTTACGAGAACAAGGTCGCCAACGACCTGCAGACCATGGTGGAGAACCGTCACCTGCAGGAGCTGATCTGCGACATCAAGGTTCCCGTCGAGATGGTTCCTGAGATCGACAAGAACGGCAAGCAGAAGATGGTGGAGCACAAGCTGTTCCCCGGCTACGTTCTGGTCAAAATGGTGATGAACGACGATACCTGGTATGTCGTGCGTAATACGCGCGGCTGCACCGGCTTTGTCGGCCCCGCCTCCAAGCCCGTTCCGCTGACCGCTGAGGAAGTGGAGAAGATGGGCGTGGAGAAGGCTGCACCGCTCAGCGTCGATTTTGCTGTCGGCGATACCGTGCAGATCACCGCCGGTCCTCTGGAAGGCTTTATGGGCCTTGTGGAGGCCATTGATACCGAGAACTTCAAGGTGAAGCTCAAGGTCAATATGTTCGGCCGCGAGACCCCCGCAGAGGTGGAGATCGGTCAGGTCGAGCTGCCGTAA
- the secE gene encoding preprotein translocase subunit SecE, with amino-acid sequence MADKTEKKPGFVAKAKAAVKGFCARVAKFFRDTKSELKKVVWPSKQDVKTNTIVVLVTVAIAAVVMILLDAIFGGILGLIIGA; translated from the coding sequence ATGGCAGACAAAACCGAGAAAAAGCCGGGCTTTGTGGCCAAAGCTAAAGCCGCTGTGAAGGGCTTCTGCGCACGGGTCGCAAAGTTCTTCCGCGATACCAAGAGCGAGCTGAAGAAGGTGGTCTGGCCGTCCAAGCAGGACGTCAAGACCAACACCATCGTCGTGCTTGTGACCGTCGCGATCGCAGCGGTTGTGATGATCCTGCTGGATGCCATCTTTGGTGGTATTCTGGGCCTGATCATCGGCGCCTGA
- the rpmG gene encoding 50S ribosomal protein L33, which produces MTVKITLACTECKQRNYNTTKNKKNNPDRLEMKKYCRFCKKHTVHRETK; this is translated from the coding sequence ATGACCGTTAAAATCACTCTGGCCTGCACCGAGTGCAAGCAGCGCAACTACAACACCACGAAGAACAAGAAGAACAACCCCGATCGTCTCGAGATGAAGAAGTATTGCCGTTTCTGCAAGAAGCACACCGTTCATCGCGAAACCAAGTAA